The Streptomyces sp. NBC_01244 genome contains a region encoding:
- a CDS encoding ABC transporter substrate-binding protein yields the protein MTASTTRRTTAARSRIAAVGAIAVAGALILTGCGDQTEKGSAATPSGKANAAPLFSKLPKKIQDAGVIKVGTDATYAPMEFTEGGKIVGVDPGIAEALGKQLGVTFKFESGTFDTLIGSMQTGRSDVVMSSLTDTKARQEGLDDKGAKTGAGVDFVDYFSASTGILVKKGNPQGIKTLDDLCGKKVAVQRGTTYEQSAKDQSEKCKTAGKGEVSIESFPTDAEAQTRVKAGGAVADLNDSPVAAYIAQTAGGGNDFEAIANPTDAGLFGIAVDKKNAELRDALKAALDAIIKDGSYKTALDKWNAGSGAVTEAKINAGS from the coding sequence ATGACCGCAAGCACCACCCGCCGTACGACCGCCGCCCGGTCCCGGATCGCCGCGGTCGGCGCGATCGCGGTCGCCGGCGCCCTGATCCTCACCGGCTGTGGAGACCAGACGGAGAAGGGTTCCGCCGCGACGCCGTCGGGCAAGGCGAACGCCGCCCCGCTCTTCTCCAAGCTTCCGAAGAAGATCCAGGACGCGGGCGTCATCAAGGTCGGCACGGACGCCACGTACGCGCCGATGGAGTTCACCGAGGGCGGCAAGATCGTCGGCGTCGACCCGGGCATCGCGGAGGCCCTCGGCAAGCAGCTCGGCGTCACCTTCAAGTTCGAGTCGGGCACCTTCGACACCCTGATCGGCAGCATGCAGACGGGCCGCAGCGACGTGGTCATGTCCTCGCTCACCGACACCAAGGCCCGTCAGGAGGGCCTGGACGACAAGGGCGCCAAGACCGGTGCCGGTGTCGACTTCGTCGACTACTTCTCCGCCTCCACCGGCATCCTGGTCAAGAAGGGGAACCCGCAGGGCATCAAGACCCTCGACGACCTCTGCGGCAAGAAGGTCGCCGTCCAGCGCGGCACCACGTACGAGCAGTCCGCCAAGGACCAGTCCGAGAAGTGCAAGACGGCCGGCAAGGGCGAGGTCTCCATCGAGTCCTTCCCGACCGACGCCGAGGCCCAGACCCGTGTGAAGGCCGGCGGCGCCGTGGCCGACCTCAACGACTCCCCGGTCGCCGCGTACATCGCGCAGACCGCCGGTGGCGGCAACGACTTCGAGGCCATCGCCAACCCGACCGACGCCGGTCTCTTCGGCATCGCCGTGGACAAGAAGAACGCCGAGCTGCGCGACGCGCTCAAGGCCGCCCTCGACGCGATCATCAAGGACGGCTCGTACAAGACCGCCCTGGACAAGTGGAACGCGGGCTCCGGTGCCGTGACCGAGGCCAAGATCAACGCAGGCTCCTGA
- a CDS encoding ABC transporter permease subunit (The N-terminal region of this protein, as described by TIGR01726, is a three transmembrane segment that identifies a subfamily of ABC transporter permease subunits, which specificities that include histidine, arginine, glutamine, glutamate, L-cystine (sic), the opines (in Agrobacterium) octopine and nopaline, etc.) encodes MTDKLDKVPGPADTPPAGSVPPEAIKAIPVRHYGRWVSAVVVIGLVALLAVAFSQGNVRWATVPEKLFDPTIIRGLFNTIWISVASMALGLVLGVLFAVMRLSKNPVTSTIAWFYIWFFRGTPVYVQLLIWFNLALIFPVLNLGFYKDEMTQVMTPFLAALLGLGLNEGAYMAEIVRAGIQSVDEGQTEASHALGMTRTQTMRRIVLPQAMRVIVPPSGNEFINMLKTSSLVVAVQYFDLLRAAQDIASTSFAVMEMFFVASIWYLALTSVFSVGQYYLERRYARGSLRSLPPTPLQKIKANLSRFSNRKAVA; translated from the coding sequence GTGACTGACAAGCTCGACAAGGTCCCGGGCCCGGCGGACACCCCGCCGGCCGGTTCCGTCCCTCCCGAGGCGATCAAGGCCATTCCGGTTCGTCATTACGGTCGCTGGGTCAGCGCCGTGGTGGTCATCGGTCTGGTCGCGTTGCTCGCCGTCGCCTTCTCGCAGGGCAACGTCCGCTGGGCGACCGTGCCGGAGAAGCTGTTCGACCCGACCATCATCCGGGGTCTGTTCAACACGATCTGGATCAGCGTCGCCTCGATGGCCCTGGGCCTGGTGCTCGGTGTCCTGTTCGCCGTGATGCGACTCTCGAAGAACCCGGTGACCAGCACCATCGCCTGGTTCTACATCTGGTTCTTCCGCGGCACCCCGGTGTACGTACAGCTCCTCATCTGGTTCAACCTCGCCCTGATCTTCCCGGTGCTGAACCTGGGGTTCTACAAGGACGAGATGACCCAGGTCATGACCCCGTTCCTGGCCGCCCTGCTGGGTCTGGGTCTGAACGAGGGCGCGTACATGGCGGAGATCGTCCGTGCCGGCATCCAGTCGGTCGACGAGGGCCAGACCGAGGCCTCGCACGCGCTGGGCATGACCCGGACGCAGACCATGCGCCGGATCGTGCTCCCGCAGGCCATGCGGGTGATCGTCCCGCCGTCGGGCAACGAGTTCATCAACATGCTGAAGACCTCCTCGCTGGTGGTCGCCGTGCAGTACTTCGATCTGCTGCGCGCCGCCCAGGACATCGCGTCCACCTCGTTCGCGGTGATGGAGATGTTCTTCGTCGCGTCGATCTGGTACCTCGCCCTGACCAGTGTGTTCAGTGTCGGCCAGTACTACCTGGAGCGCCGCTACGCTCGCGGCTCGCTGCGGTCCCTGCCGCCCACCCCGCTGCAGAAGATCAAGGCGAACCTCTCCCGCTTCTCGAACCGCAAGGCGGTGGCCTGA
- a CDS encoding amino acid ABC transporter ATP-binding protein codes for MTSTAMVKAEGVHKSYGAAHILKGIDLEVAPREVFCLVGPSGSGKSTFLRCINHLEQVNAGRLYVDGRLVGYRQKGDKLYELKDSEVAAQRRDIGMVFQRFNLFPHMTAIENVMEAPVMVKGESKSVARARAVKLLDRVGLGDKGGNYPTQLSGGQQQRVAIARALAMEPKLMLFDEPTSALDPELVGDVLDVMRDLAESGMTMIVVTHEMGFAREVGDNLVFMDGGVVVESGHPREVLGNPQHDRTKAFLSKVL; via the coding sequence ATGACTTCGACTGCCATGGTGAAGGCCGAAGGCGTCCACAAGTCCTACGGAGCCGCGCACATCCTCAAGGGGATCGACCTGGAGGTCGCCCCGCGTGAGGTGTTCTGCCTGGTCGGTCCGTCCGGCTCCGGCAAGTCGACGTTCCTGCGGTGCATCAACCACCTGGAGCAGGTCAACGCCGGACGGCTGTACGTCGACGGCCGGCTGGTGGGCTACCGGCAGAAGGGCGACAAGCTCTACGAGCTGAAGGACAGCGAGGTCGCGGCGCAGCGCCGGGACATCGGCATGGTCTTCCAGCGCTTCAACCTCTTCCCGCACATGACGGCCATAGAGAACGTCATGGAAGCCCCGGTCATGGTCAAGGGTGAGAGCAAGTCGGTCGCGCGGGCGCGCGCCGTCAAGCTCCTGGACCGGGTCGGTCTCGGCGACAAGGGCGGGAACTACCCCACCCAGCTCTCCGGCGGCCAGCAGCAGCGCGTGGCGATCGCCCGCGCGCTGGCGATGGAGCCGAAGCTGATGCTCTTCGACGAGCCCACCTCGGCGCTCGACCCGGAGCTCGTCGGTGACGTCCTCGACGTCATGCGGGATCTGGCCGAGTCGGGCATGACCATGATCGTGGTCACCCACGAGATGGGCTTCGCCCGCGAGGTCGGCGACAACCTCGTCTTCATGGACGGCGGCGTCGTGGTCGAATCCGGCCACCCCCGCGAGGTCCTGGGCAACCCGCAGCACGACCGCACCAAGGCCTTCCTCTCGAAGGTCCTGTAG
- a CDS encoding class I SAM-dependent methyltransferase, translated as MADTASSDAARSGTAPSDWQAWQDSWDRQQEWYMPDREERFRVMLDMVEALVGTAPRVLDLACGTGSITDRVLKRFPRSTSTGVDLDPALLTIARGHFAGDPRVTFVTADLKDPDWHAALPHASYDAVLTATALHWLPGTDLAVLYGQLPPLLRPGGVFMNADHMPDPATPRINAAERAHRHGGMDRAKAAGALDWREWWELAACDPALAEPTKARFEIYGEHADGDTPPESWHAATLRAAGFAEARTVWRSPSDGLVLALK; from the coding sequence GTGGCGGATACGGCAAGCTCTGATGCGGCACGCTCCGGTACGGCACCGTCCGACTGGCAGGCCTGGCAGGACAGCTGGGACCGGCAGCAGGAGTGGTACATGCCGGACCGCGAGGAGCGGTTCCGGGTGATGCTGGACATGGTGGAGGCGCTGGTCGGCACCGCCCCCCGGGTGCTCGATCTCGCGTGCGGTACGGGAAGTATCACGGACCGCGTCCTCAAGCGGTTCCCGCGATCCACCAGTACGGGAGTCGATCTCGACCCCGCGCTGTTGACGATCGCCCGGGGCCACTTCGCGGGCGACCCCCGGGTCACCTTCGTCACCGCCGACCTCAAGGACCCCGACTGGCACGCGGCCCTCCCCCACGCCTCCTACGACGCGGTCCTGACCGCCACCGCCCTGCACTGGCTGCCCGGCACGGACCTCGCCGTGCTCTACGGGCAGCTCCCGCCGCTGCTGCGCCCCGGCGGGGTGTTCATGAACGCCGACCACATGCCCGACCCCGCCACCCCGCGGATCAACGCCGCCGAGCGCGCCCACCGGCACGGCGGCATGGACCGGGCGAAGGCGGCCGGGGCGCTGGACTGGCGCGAGTGGTGGGAGCTCGCGGCCTGTGACCCGGCGCTCGCCGAGCCGACGAAGGCCCGCTTCGAGATCTACGGGGAGCACGCCGACGGCGACACCCCGCCGGAGTCCTGGCACGCGGCCACGCTGCGCGCCGCCGGCTTCGCGGAGGCCCGTACGGTCTGGCGCTCGCCCTCCGACGGGCTGGTGCTGGCCCTGAAGTAG
- a CDS encoding CGNR zinc finger domain-containing protein, whose amino-acid sequence MEMAHYSDYAVRLVNTEEPARNKDSLTSVDAVRALFGVSVQMARRVTDGDVTRFRNVRGRLRAVFEAADGGDHVLAVDLLNSLLMEFPVSPQVSGHETLGEHGGPNWHIHLADHPSNASAGYAAIACFGLAFHLTEHGPDRLGLCQAAPCRNAYLDTSTNRSRRYCSDRCATRANVAAYRARKRLEAEESAHSGRSAEEAQESHALSER is encoded by the coding sequence GTGGAAATGGCCCATTACTCGGACTACGCCGTGCGCCTGGTCAACACCGAGGAGCCGGCCCGCAACAAGGACTCGCTGACCTCCGTGGACGCCGTCCGCGCCCTCTTCGGCGTCAGCGTGCAGATGGCCCGCCGGGTCACGGACGGTGACGTCACCCGCTTCCGCAACGTCCGCGGCCGGCTGCGCGCCGTCTTCGAGGCCGCCGACGGCGGGGACCACGTCCTCGCCGTCGACCTGCTGAACTCCCTGCTCATGGAGTTCCCGGTCAGTCCGCAGGTCTCCGGGCACGAGACTCTCGGGGAGCACGGCGGCCCGAACTGGCACATCCACCTGGCCGACCACCCCTCCAACGCCTCCGCCGGCTACGCCGCGATCGCGTGCTTCGGGCTGGCCTTCCACCTCACCGAGCACGGCCCGGACCGGCTCGGCCTGTGCCAGGCCGCGCCCTGCCGCAACGCCTACCTCGACACCTCCACCAACCGCTCCCGGCGCTACTGCTCCGACCGGTGCGCCACGCGCGCCAACGTCGCCGCCTACCGCGCCCGCAAGCGCCTGGAGGCCGAGGAGTCCGCCCACAGCGGGCGCAGCGCCGAGGAAGCCCAGGAGAGCCACGCCCTCAGCGAACGCTGA
- the sodX gene encoding nickel-type superoxide dismutase maturation protease, protein MAGSTRSRGRTREWESPLKRIGTVEVTGPSMAPTLENGDQVLVRYGAPVRPGHVVVLRHPFQQDLLVVKRAVERRPGGWWVLGDNPYNETGDSTDYGAVPDELVLATAVVRFRPRPRPEHAGEDQRSLRAWLSWASSALRPLWADSSASRRLRAR, encoded by the coding sequence ATGGCGGGGAGCACGCGCTCGCGCGGCCGGACGCGGGAGTGGGAATCGCCGTTGAAGCGGATCGGCACCGTGGAGGTGACGGGCCCCTCGATGGCGCCGACCCTGGAGAACGGGGACCAGGTGCTGGTCCGCTACGGGGCACCCGTACGGCCGGGCCACGTGGTGGTGCTGCGCCATCCCTTCCAGCAGGACCTGCTGGTCGTCAAGCGGGCGGTGGAGCGGCGCCCGGGCGGCTGGTGGGTGCTGGGCGACAACCCGTACAACGAGACGGGCGACAGCACGGACTACGGGGCGGTCCCCGACGAGCTCGTGCTGGCGACCGCGGTGGTCCGCTTCCGGCCGCGCCCCCGGCCGGAGCACGCGGGGGAGGATCAGCGTTCGCTGAGGGCGTGGCTCTCCTGGGCTTCCTCGGCGCTGCGCCCGCTGTGGGCGGACTCCTCGGCCTCCAGGCGCTTGCGGGCGCGGTAG
- the sodN gene encoding superoxide dismutase, Ni has product MLSRLFAPKAKVSAHCDLPCGVYDPAQARIEAESVKAVQEKYQANDDADFRARAITIKEQRAELAKHHVSVLWSDYFKPPHFEKYPQLHTLVNDTLKALSAAKASNDPATGAKALELIAEIDRIFWETKAA; this is encoded by the coding sequence ATGCTTTCCCGCCTCTTCGCCCCCAAGGCGAAGGTCTCCGCCCACTGCGATCTTCCGTGCGGCGTGTACGACCCTGCCCAGGCCCGCATCGAGGCCGAGTCCGTCAAGGCCGTGCAGGAGAAGTACCAGGCCAACGACGACGCCGACTTCCGCGCGCGCGCCATCACCATCAAGGAGCAGCGCGCCGAGCTCGCGAAGCACCACGTTTCGGTGCTGTGGAGCGACTACTTCAAGCCGCCGCACTTCGAGAAGTACCCGCAGCTGCACACCCTGGTCAACGACACCCTGAAGGCCCTCTCGGCCGCCAAGGCGTCGAACGACCCGGCGACCGGCGCCAAGGCGCTGGAGCTCATCGCCGAGATCGACCGCATCTTCTGGGAGACCAAGGCCGCCTGA
- a CDS encoding DUF6104 family protein: protein MYFTDRGIEELEKRRGEEEVTFEWLAEQLRTFVDLNPDFEVPVERLATWLARLDDEDEDDE, encoded by the coding sequence TTGTACTTCACCGATCGCGGCATCGAGGAGCTGGAGAAGCGGCGCGGCGAGGAGGAGGTCACCTTCGAGTGGCTCGCCGAGCAGCTGCGCACCTTCGTCGACCTGAACCCGGACTTCGAGGTCCCGGTGGAACGCCTCGCCACCTGGCTGGCCCGCCTGGACGACGAGGACGAGGACGACGAGTAG
- a CDS encoding aKG-HExxH-type peptide beta-hydroxylase — translation MDHPEPSDGVLRALGSTEPSAEGTALVCGVRRARRLRLLRELAALPGARTGEAAERWALLEEAGRRDPGAVADVVHYPATGVWAEETLRRLRTRHGPPADLGHLGALATAAALRAGIGFKITLRPAHGRLVLPTLGLLRPDRPGPLALSEGSWDPGSPEALVLHALPDGRTALDDLDPYRAPGTVPAARRLTPKGHKRWDTQWSGALTLLRRYDTARAEEAGQLLRCVVPLSGSSRSYGGTLPAAAGSVLARAQPPPALAATLVFEVQHGKLAALAEALPLHTADGSARYWAPWRADPRPLEGLLRGAYAHLGLAGYWQRAALYGARGAWAQHARVRAQVAAVLPVLDACPELTAGGRVFVGAMVAAERGMDGVSSPGTRYAVARGVVERDRVDWCAAHPNLAPYAPG, via the coding sequence ATGGATCACCCCGAGCCGAGCGACGGCGTGCTGCGGGCACTCGGCTCCACCGAGCCGTCCGCCGAAGGGACCGCGCTGGTGTGCGGCGTACGGCGGGCCCGGCGGCTGCGGCTGCTGCGGGAGCTCGCGGCACTGCCCGGCGCCCGTACCGGAGAGGCGGCCGAGCGCTGGGCCCTGCTGGAGGAGGCCGGGCGCCGCGACCCCGGCGCGGTGGCCGACGTGGTGCACTATCCGGCCACCGGGGTGTGGGCCGAGGAGACGCTGCGCAGGCTGCGCACGCGGCACGGGCCGCCCGCCGACCTCGGACACCTCGGGGCGCTCGCCACCGCCGCGGCGCTGCGCGCCGGGATCGGCTTCAAGATCACGCTGCGGCCCGCGCACGGACGCCTCGTCCTGCCCACCCTGGGGCTGCTGCGCCCGGACCGGCCGGGGCCGCTCGCCCTGAGCGAGGGCTCCTGGGATCCCGGCAGCCCGGAGGCGCTGGTCCTGCACGCGCTGCCCGACGGGCGGACCGCCCTCGACGACCTCGACCCGTACCGCGCCCCCGGGACGGTGCCCGCCGCCCGCCGGCTCACCCCCAAGGGGCACAAGCGCTGGGACACCCAGTGGTCCGGAGCCCTCACGCTGCTGCGGCGCTACGACACCGCCCGCGCGGAGGAGGCCGGGCAGCTGCTGCGCTGCGTGGTCCCGCTGTCCGGCAGCTCCCGGTCCTACGGCGGGACCCTGCCCGCGGCGGCGGGATCCGTCCTGGCCCGGGCGCAGCCGCCGCCCGCGCTGGCCGCGACCCTCGTGTTCGAGGTGCAGCACGGGAAGCTGGCGGCCCTCGCGGAGGCGCTCCCGCTGCACACCGCCGACGGCTCCGCACGGTACTGGGCACCCTGGCGGGCCGATCCACGGCCGCTGGAGGGGCTCCTGCGGGGCGCGTACGCGCATCTCGGGCTGGCGGGCTACTGGCAGCGCGCGGCGCTCTACGGGGCCAGGGGGGCCTGGGCGCAGCACGCGCGGGTCCGGGCCCAGGTGGCGGCGGTGCTGCCCGTCCTGGACGCCTGCCCGGAACTCACCGCCGGCGGGCGGGTGTTCGTCGGCGCGATGGTCGCGGCGGAGCGGGGGATGGACGGCGTGTCCTCGCCGGGTACGCGGTACGCGGTGGCCCGCGGGGTGGTGGAGCGGGACCGGGTGGACTGGTGTGCGGCGCACCCGAACCTGGCCCCGTACGCGCCCGGCTGA
- a CDS encoding multifunctional oxoglutarate decarboxylase/oxoglutarate dehydrogenase thiamine pyrophosphate-binding subunit/dihydrolipoyllysine-residue succinyltransferase subunit translates to MSPQSPSNSSTTTEAGAGGKNPAPGFGANEWLVDEIYQQYLQDPNSVDRAWWDFFADYKPGGAVAPVKADKPTDRPAPPAATTTDGASAQAATPVTATAPQASDAAATGAVTPATPGAAPTTPVSAPAPVPATPSGAPAVTVTSQAPAAAAPAAPASQAPAPAAVPASVAPQKAAPPGASTGSTGATNAAPTSEAPAGPELVTLRGPAAAVVKNMNASLEVPTATSVRAVPVKLLFDNRIVINNHLKRARGGKISFTHLIGYAMVQAIKAMPSMNYSFAEKDGKPTLVKPEHINFGLAIDLVKPNGDRQLVVAGIKKAETLNFFEFWQAYEDIVRRARIGKLTMDDFTGVTVSLTNPGGLGTVHSVPRLMPGQSVIMGVGSMDYPAEFQGTSQDTLNKLGISKVMTLTSTYDHRVIQGAASGEFLRIVANMLLGESGFYDDVFEALRIPYEPVRWLRDIDASHDDDVTKAARVFELIHSYRVRGHVMADTDPLEYKQRKHPDLDITEHGLTLWDLEREFAVGGFSGKSMMKLRDILGVLRDSYCRTTGVEFMHIQDPKQRRWIQDRIERPHSKPEREEQLRILRRLNAAEAFETFLQTKYVGQKRFSLEGGESVIPLLDAVIDSAAEARLEEVAIGMAHRGRLNVLANIVGKSYAQIFREFEGNLDPKSMHGSGDVKYHLGANGTFTGLDGEQIKVSLVANPSHLEAVDPVLEGVVRAKQDIINKGGTDFTVLPVALHGDAAFAGQGVVAETLNMSQLRGYRTGGTVHVVINNQVGFTAAPESSRSSMYATDVARMIEAPIFHVNGDDPEAVVRIARLAFEFRQAFNKDVVIDLICYRRRGHNESDNPAFTQPLMYDLIDKKRSVRKLYTESLIGRGDITLEEAEQALQDFQGQLEKVFAEVREAATQPALAPVAPAQVAQEFPVFVNTAISQEVVKRIAEAQVNIPDTVTVHPRLLPQLQRRAAMIDDGTIDWGMGETLAFGSLLMEGTPVRLSGQDSRRGTFGQRHAVLIDRETGEDYTPLLYLADDQARYNVYDSLLSEYAAMGFEYGYSLARPDALVLWEAQFGDFVNGAQTVVDEFISSAEQKWGQTSGVTLLLPHGYEGQGPDHSSARPERFLQMCAQDNMTVAMPTLPSNYFHLLRWQVHNPHHKPLIVFTPKSMLRLKAAASKAEEFTTGAFRPVIGDTRISSGAGDPNEIRKVVFCAGKVYYDLEAEREKRGITDTAIIRIERLYPLPGAELQAEIAKFPNAAKYIWAQEEPANQGAWPFIALNLIDHLDLAVGAEVPAGERLRRISRPHGSSPAVGSAKRHQAEQQLLLNEVFEA, encoded by the coding sequence GTGTCGCCACAGTCCCCCAGTAACTCGAGCACCACGACCGAAGCAGGAGCAGGCGGGAAGAACCCCGCCCCAGGCTTCGGCGCGAATGAGTGGCTCGTCGACGAGATCTATCAGCAGTACCTCCAGGACCCGAACTCGGTCGACCGGGCCTGGTGGGACTTCTTCGCCGACTACAAGCCGGGTGGCGCTGTCGCTCCGGTGAAGGCGGATAAGCCCACGGACCGGCCCGCACCCCCCGCCGCGACGACGACGGACGGCGCCTCCGCACAGGCCGCCACCCCCGTCACCGCCACGGCCCCGCAGGCTTCCGACGCCGCCGCCACGGGGGCGGTCACGCCGGCCACCCCCGGCGCCGCGCCCACGACGCCCGTGTCAGCACCTGCCCCTGTACCTGCCACCCCCTCTGGTGCCCCTGCTGTGACTGTCACCTCCCAGGCCCCGGCCGCCGCCGCACCGGCTGCCCCCGCCTCCCAGGCCCCGGCTCCCGCCGCCGTCCCCGCTTCCGTAGCCCCCCAAAAGGCCGCGCCCCCCGGTGCAAGCACCGGCTCCACTGGAGCGACTAACGCCGCGCCCACCTCCGAGGCCCCTGCCGGCCCCGAACTGGTGACGCTCCGCGGCCCGGCGGCTGCCGTGGTCAAGAACATGAACGCCTCCCTCGAGGTGCCGACGGCCACGTCCGTCCGCGCCGTCCCGGTGAAGCTGCTGTTCGACAACCGCATCGTCATCAACAACCACCTGAAGCGCGCCCGGGGCGGGAAGATCTCCTTCACCCACCTCATCGGCTACGCGATGGTGCAGGCCATCAAGGCCATGCCGTCGATGAACTACTCCTTCGCGGAGAAGGACGGCAAGCCGACCCTGGTCAAGCCGGAGCACATCAACTTCGGTCTCGCGATCGACCTGGTGAAGCCCAACGGCGACCGCCAGCTCGTCGTCGCCGGCATCAAGAAGGCCGAGACCCTCAACTTCTTCGAGTTCTGGCAGGCCTACGAGGACATCGTCCGCCGGGCCCGCATCGGCAAGCTGACGATGGACGACTTCACCGGGGTGACGGTCTCCCTCACCAACCCCGGCGGCCTGGGCACCGTCCACTCCGTGCCCCGCCTGATGCCCGGACAGTCGGTCATCATGGGCGTCGGCTCCATGGACTACCCCGCCGAGTTCCAGGGCACCTCGCAGGACACCCTGAACAAGCTGGGCATCTCCAAGGTCATGACCCTGACCTCGACCTACGACCACCGGGTCATCCAGGGCGCGGCCTCCGGCGAGTTCCTGCGCATCGTCGCGAACATGCTGCTCGGCGAGAGCGGCTTCTACGACGACGTCTTCGAGGCGCTGCGCATCCCGTACGAGCCGGTCCGCTGGCTCCGGGACATCGACGCCTCGCACGACGACGACGTCACGAAGGCCGCCCGCGTCTTCGAGCTGATCCACTCCTACCGGGTCCGCGGCCACGTCATGGCCGACACCGACCCGCTGGAGTACAAGCAGCGCAAGCACCCCGACCTCGACATCACCGAGCACGGCCTCACCCTGTGGGACCTGGAGCGCGAGTTCGCGGTCGGCGGCTTCTCCGGCAAGTCGATGATGAAGCTCCGCGACATCCTCGGCGTCCTGCGCGACTCGTACTGCCGCACCACCGGCGTCGAGTTCATGCACATCCAGGACCCGAAGCAGCGCCGCTGGATCCAGGACCGCATCGAGCGCCCGCACTCCAAGCCGGAGCGCGAGGAGCAGCTGCGCATCCTGCGCCGGCTGAACGCCGCGGAGGCCTTCGAGACCTTCCTGCAGACGAAGTACGTCGGCCAGAAGCGCTTCTCGCTGGAGGGCGGCGAGTCCGTCATCCCGCTGCTCGACGCCGTCATCGACTCGGCCGCCGAGGCCCGCCTCGAAGAGGTCGCGATCGGCATGGCCCACCGCGGCCGGCTGAACGTGCTCGCGAACATCGTCGGCAAGTCGTACGCGCAGATCTTCCGCGAGTTCGAGGGCAACCTCGACCCGAAGTCGATGCACGGCTCCGGCGACGTCAAGTACCACCTGGGTGCCAACGGCACCTTCACGGGCCTGGACGGGGAGCAGATCAAGGTCTCGCTCGTCGCCAACCCCTCGCACCTGGAGGCGGTGGACCCGGTCCTGGAGGGCGTGGTCCGCGCCAAGCAGGACATCATCAACAAGGGCGGCACGGACTTCACGGTCCTGCCCGTGGCCCTGCACGGCGACGCGGCCTTCGCGGGCCAGGGCGTCGTCGCCGAGACGCTGAACATGTCGCAGCTGCGCGGCTACCGCACCGGCGGCACCGTGCACGTGGTCATCAACAACCAGGTCGGCTTCACCGCCGCCCCGGAGTCCTCGCGTTCCTCGATGTACGCGACCGACGTGGCCCGCATGATCGAGGCGCCGATCTTCCACGTGAACGGCGACGACCCGGAGGCCGTGGTCCGCATCGCGCGGCTCGCCTTCGAGTTCCGTCAGGCGTTCAACAAGGACGTGGTCATCGACCTCATCTGCTACCGCCGCCGCGGTCACAACGAGTCGGACAACCCGGCGTTCACGCAGCCGCTGATGTACGACCTGATCGACAAGAAGCGCTCGGTGCGCAAGCTCTACACCGAGTCCCTCATCGGTCGCGGCGACATCACCCTGGAAGAGGCGGAGCAGGCGCTCCAGGACTTCCAGGGCCAGCTGGAGAAGGTCTTCGCGGAGGTCCGCGAGGCCGCCACGCAGCCCGCGCTCGCCCCGGTGGCGCCCGCCCAGGTCGCGCAGGAGTTCCCGGTCTTCGTGAACACCGCGATCTCCCAGGAGGTCGTCAAGCGGATCGCCGAGGCCCAGGTCAACATCCCGGACACGGTCACCGTCCACCCGCGTCTGCTGCCGCAGCTGCAGCGCCGCGCGGCGATGATCGACGACGGCACCATCGACTGGGGCATGGGCGAGACCCTGGCCTTCGGTTCGCTGCTGATGGAGGGCACCCCGGTCCGGCTGTCCGGCCAGGACTCGCGCCGCGGCACCTTCGGCCAGCGCCACGCGGTCCTCATCGACCGGGAGACCGGCGAGGACTACACCCCGCTGCTCTACCTCGCGGACGACCAGGCCCGCTACAACGTCTACGACTCGCTGCTCTCCGAGTACGCGGCCATGGGCTTCGAGTACGGCTACTCGCTGGCCCGCCCGGACGCGCTGGTCCTCTGGGAGGCCCAGTTCGGCGACTTCGTCAACGGCGCGCAGACCGTCGTCGACGAGTTCATCTCCTCGGCCGAGCAGAAGTGGGGCCAGACGTCCGGCGTCACGCTCCTCCTCCCGCACGGGTACGAGGGCCAGGGCCCGGACCACTCCTCCGCCCGCCCGGAGCGCTTCCTGCAGATGTGCGCGCAGGACAACATGACGGTCGCGATGCCGACCCTCCCGTCGAACTACTTCCACCTCCTGCGGTGGCAGGTCCACAACCCGCACCACAAGCCGCTCATCGTCTTCACCCCGAAGTCGATGCTGCGTCTGAAGGCGGCGGCGTCGAAGGCCGAGGAGTTCACGACCGGGGCGTTCCGTCCGGTGATCGGCGACACGCGGATCTCCTCCGGAGCCGGTGACCCGAACGAGATCCGCAAGGTCGTCTTCTGCGCGGGCAAGGTCTACTACGACCTGGAGGCCGAGCGCGAGAAGCGCGGCATCACCGACACGGCGATCATCCGCATCGAGCGCCTCTACCCCCTCCCGGGTGCCGAACTCCAGGCGGAGATCGCCAAGTTCCCGAACGCGGCGAAGTACATCTGGGCCCAGGAGGAGCCGGCGAACCAGGGCGCGTGGCCCTTCATCGCGCTCAACCTGATCGACCACCTCGACCTGGCGGTCGGCGCGGAGGTCCCGGCCGGCGAGCGCCTGCGCCGCATCTCCCGCCCGCACGGCTCGTCCCCGGCGGTCGGCTCGGCCAAGCGCCACCAGGCGGAGCAGCAGCTCCTCCTGAACGAGGTCTTCGAGGCCTGA